The stretch of DNA CCGGCTCGGTGAGGACACTCGCCCAGGCGTGTTCGCGCTCGTTCTGCTCGCGGTAGATCTCGCCGATCTCGCTCCGGCCCTTCTCGGTGAGCGACAACTGCACGGACCGGCCGTCCCGCTCGTCCGGGGTCCGTTCCATCAAACCGCCACTGACCAGCGTCTTCGTCAGATTCGATACGGCCGCCCTGCTCATGCCGGTGAGCTTGGCCGCCGTCTTCGACTCGACGGGCCCGGCCAGCCACGTCACGAACATCAACCGGAACCCCGACCACGACAGCCCGCGCGGCCGGTGAATCGACGACTCCAGGTCGTATGTCACCACGTTCGACGCGCGGTTCAACGTCAGGAGGACCTGGGTGGCGAGTTCGTGCGTCGAGCCGTATTCGGTGCTCAAACGCCTGTTCGCCAGTTCGATGAACGACCAGAAGTCGAGACTGCCGGGCACCTCGACGGGCACCGGCGCTGCGTCATCGGTCATGGGGGAACCCTATCGCGAGCGGGTGGCGGGCCCGGTGCCCGCCACCTCCGCTTTTAGTATATCTATGAACTAGTTGATGCTGTTGCCTCTTCCAGTTCGACCGGGGCCTTCTTCGGGATCTTCAGGAACGCGAGCATGACGGCACAGATCAGCAGGCACGCGATCGGGAAGTACAGGCCGATGGTGACGTTGTCGGCGGTGGCGTTCTTTCCGATGACGTAGGGACCGAAGAATCCGCCCATCGCGGCAATGGTGTTGATGGCCGCGAGACCGACGGCTGTCTCGGCGCGGGTGAGCACCTGCGCCGCCATCGCCCAGTACGGCGCCATGTACCCGAGAACACCGACAGCCACCATCGACAGCGACGTCAACGCCAGCACCGGCGAGTGCCGGAAGACAATGGTGCCGAACAACCCGACAGCGGCAAGAACCATCAGCCCGATGACGAAGAGCTTCCGTTCCCCCGTGCGATCCGAGTAACGGCTGATCAGCAGCATTCCGACAGCACCGACCACGAACGGGACCGCGCCGAGGAATCCGATGTTGGTGGCCGAGTAGCTCGGATCCA from Rhodococcus opacus B4 encodes:
- a CDS encoding MarR family winged helix-turn-helix transcriptional regulator, translated to MTDDAAPVPVEVPGSLDFWSFIELANRRLSTEYGSTHELATQVLLTLNRASNVVTYDLESSIHRPRGLSWSGFRLMFVTWLAGPVESKTAAKLTGMSRAAVSNLTKTLVSGGLMERTPDERDGRSVQLSLTEKGRSEIGEIYREQNEREHAWASVLTEPEQRILVMLLDKLITNRSQFDVRGRN